A genome region from Yoonia vestfoldensis includes the following:
- the tnpC gene encoding IS66 family transposase, with product METIAALQDITQRQQHLIAELNHALHGKRSEKLTEDERQLAFEDLSIALAEVEVQKEHLAAKADSKTATRPGPKRTIGNLPATLPRIEEIIEPASLICPCGCGVMHKIGEDRSERLDIVPAQLRVIVTVRPKYACRTCTNGVTQAPAPCHLIMGGLPTEATLAHVLVSKYADHLPLYRQSQILARAGLDLHRAVLADWVGKAAFHLKPVVDRLGEHLKRSDKLFMDETTAPVLDPGRGRTKTGYLWALARDDRPWGGEDPPGVVYFYAPGRAGENAETFLIGFDGILQIDGYQGYNRLTKPTRKGGDPIQVAHCWAHARRKLKEVFDRDGSQIAAEGLRRIAEIYAVEADIRGISPSQRLSARQTRSAPLVAAFGDWLQAQRRKISAKSRLGEKLTYIHNHWDGLQTFLADGRVEIDNNRVENLIRPIALNRKNALFAGHDEGGIAWGRIASLIETCKINDVEPFAYLKATLTAIANGHPQSRLDDLLPWNFKPSS from the coding sequence ATGGAAACGATCGCCGCACTTCAGGATATTACCCAACGCCAACAGCATCTGATTGCCGAGTTGAACCATGCCCTGCATGGGAAGCGGTCGGAAAAGCTGACCGAGGATGAACGGCAGCTGGCGTTTGAGGATCTGTCCATCGCGTTGGCCGAGGTCGAGGTGCAGAAGGAACATCTTGCCGCCAAGGCAGATAGCAAGACGGCAACCAGGCCCGGGCCAAAGCGGACCATCGGCAATCTACCGGCCACATTGCCGCGCATCGAAGAGATTATCGAACCCGCCAGCCTGATCTGCCCTTGTGGCTGTGGCGTCATGCACAAGATCGGTGAAGACCGCAGCGAGCGGCTGGATATCGTGCCAGCGCAGTTGCGTGTGATTGTCACCGTGCGCCCGAAATATGCCTGCCGGACCTGCACAAACGGCGTGACCCAGGCACCGGCGCCCTGCCACCTAATCATGGGCGGGTTGCCGACAGAAGCGACGCTCGCCCATGTGCTGGTCAGCAAATATGCCGACCATCTGCCGTTGTATCGCCAGAGCCAGATCCTGGCGCGGGCAGGCCTCGATCTGCACCGCGCTGTGCTGGCCGATTGGGTGGGTAAGGCGGCATTCCACCTCAAGCCCGTCGTCGACCGGCTGGGTGAACACCTGAAACGATCAGACAAGCTGTTCATGGACGAAACCACCGCCCCGGTGCTGGATCCGGGTCGCGGAAGGACCAAAACCGGCTATCTCTGGGCTCTTGCCCGCGATGACCGGCCATGGGGCGGTGAGGACCCGCCCGGTGTGGTCTACTTCTATGCACCCGGTCGGGCGGGCGAGAATGCCGAAACATTCCTGATAGGTTTTGACGGCATCCTGCAGATCGACGGATACCAGGGCTACAACCGGCTGACCAAGCCGACCCGCAAGGGCGGCGATCCCATTCAGGTGGCCCATTGCTGGGCGCACGCGCGCCGCAAGCTGAAGGAAGTCTTCGACCGCGATGGATCACAGATCGCCGCCGAGGGCCTGCGCCGCATCGCCGAGATCTATGCTGTCGAAGCCGATATCCGTGGCATCTCTCCCAGCCAGCGATTGTCGGCCCGCCAGACCCGCAGTGCTCCACTGGTCGCGGCCTTCGGCGATTGGCTGCAGGCCCAACGCCGCAAGATCTCCGCTAAATCCCGGTTGGGTGAAAAGCTGACTTACATCCATAATCACTGGGATGGGCTGCAGACCTTCTTGGCCGATGGCCGCGTCGAGATTGACAACAACCGCGTCGAAAACCTGATCCGCCCCATTGCTCTCAATCGCAAGAACGCGCTCTTCGCCGGTCATGACGAAGGTGGCATCGCTTGGGGTCGCATCGCCTCACTGATCGAGACCTGCAAGATCAACGACGTCGAGCCCTTCGCCTATCTCAAAGCAACCCTCACAGCGATCGCTAATGGCCACCCGCAAAGCCGCCTCGATGATCTGCTCCCGTGGAACTTCAAGCCGTCAAGCTGA
- the tnpB gene encoding IS66 family insertion sequence element accessory protein TnpB (TnpB, as the term is used for proteins encoded by IS66 family insertion elements, is considered an accessory protein, since TnpC, encoded by a neighboring gene, is a DDE family transposase.), producing MMFPSNRVRVLVSTQPVDFRKGHDGLAAIVSSVLRKDPFTGTVFVFRSRRADRLKLLYWDGTGLVMAYKRLEDMTFTWPAIKDGVMALNHAQFEALFAGLDWRKVKALEMRPPAAAE from the coding sequence ATGATGTTCCCGTCAAACCGCGTGCGGGTTCTGGTCTCGACGCAACCTGTGGACTTCAGGAAAGGTCATGATGGTCTGGCGGCAATCGTGTCGTCGGTGCTGCGTAAGGATCCGTTCACCGGCACGGTGTTTGTGTTCCGGTCGCGCCGGGCGGATCGGCTGAAGCTTTTGTATTGGGATGGCACCGGATTGGTGATGGCCTACAAGCGGTTGGAAGACATGACCTTCACCTGGCCTGCGATCAAAGACGGGGTGATGGCGCTGAACCACGCCCAGTTTGAGGCCCTGTTTGCCGGTCTGGACTGGCGTAAGGTCAAGGCGCTGGAGATGCGCCCACCTGCTGCGGCAGAATGA
- a CDS encoding ADP-ribosylglycohydrolase family protein: MAEILFASLSETQTFDPDDITARYLAWWKEDAFDTGPTFAEVFKRIECGLDREKAVHEADIAQDGHTAGCNPAHRIAPLALFPFIMTADIGRFARQEAMITHYHPLAGDMSALMALICRLAIDGYSWDEVKRISKKIEPSAWAAVDNANISAGGFAPDVMRTALHFRKRSQESTVGSA; the protein is encoded by the coding sequence ATGGCAGAAATTCTATTTGCAAGCCTCTCGGAAACACAGACCTTCGATCCCGACGACATCACTGCTCGCTATCTTGCTTGGTGGAAAGAAGATGCCTTTGATACCGGGCCAACATTCGCAGAGGTCTTTAAACGAATTGAATGTGGACTGGATCGAGAGAAGGCAGTCCATGAGGCTGATATTGCGCAAGACGGCCATACCGCGGGCTGTAACCCGGCGCATCGAATAGCCCCACTCGCCTTGTTTCCCTTTATTATGACAGCCGACATAGGAAGGTTTGCACGGCAAGAGGCAATGATTACTCACTACCATCCGCTTGCAGGTGATATGTCCGCCCTGATGGCTTTGATTTGTCGTCTTGCAATAGACGGATATTCTTGGGACGAAGTGAAAAGAATATCAAAAAAAATAGAGCCAAGTGCTTGGGCTGCCGTCGATAACGCAAATATTTCCGCTGGAGGTTTTGCACCAGATGTGATGCGGACTGCATTGCATTTTCGTAAGCGTTCTCAGGAGAGCACTGTCGGTTCAGCTTGA
- the tnpA gene encoding IS66-like element accessory protein TnpA has protein sequence MATTLEFLRDYGVDIRTNGQRRWPEEIKARIVAESLQPGVSVNEVAARYGLRANHLSEWRSRARDGRLVLPAVEDDSFCFAPIVVSDGGGGADVPAVAGQLTKPDGLSCKPIEIAIGRVTIRVDGTTSSDRIAEIVRAIGARP, from the coding sequence ATGGCGACTACGTTGGAGTTTCTCCGGGATTACGGGGTGGACATAAGGACCAACGGACAGCGACGCTGGCCGGAAGAGATAAAGGCGCGGATCGTTGCTGAGAGCTTGCAGCCAGGTGTGAGCGTGAATGAAGTTGCGGCGCGGTATGGGCTGCGGGCGAACCATTTATCGGAATGGCGTAGTCGGGCACGTGACGGCCGGTTGGTTTTGCCTGCGGTTGAAGATGACAGCTTCTGTTTTGCACCGATCGTCGTGTCGGATGGTGGCGGCGGTGCGGATGTGCCGGCTGTCGCCGGGCAGCTCACAAAGCCTGACGGGTTGTCCTGTAAACCCATCGAGATTGCGATAGGTCGTGTGACAATCCGGGTCGATGGCACCACCAGTTCTGACCGGATTGCCGAGATCGTGCGGGCAATCGGGGCGCGGCCATGA